The proteins below come from a single Leptospira ellinghausenii genomic window:
- a CDS encoding methyltransferase domain-containing protein: MTDEIWDSLLPNEYRVLSPYQWTPIEIIRFTWEYLKTQSVYSVMDLGSGVGKFCLNLVQFANGSFPVYGVEDRKGLVTVSEKLMLKLKITGVTFTQSDFLVNFPYGHSHYYVFNPLYELMKGEHSIDFKKEKSAIEFIKNIQILKHHLYQCKKGTQVITYHGFGGSVLPGYKIVKKKEWELGEWMVWEKE; encoded by the coding sequence ATGACAGACGAGATTTGGGATTCTCTTTTACCAAATGAATACAGAGTCCTTTCTCCTTACCAGTGGACCCCCATTGAAATCATTCGGTTCACCTGGGAGTATTTAAAAACACAATCTGTGTATTCCGTAATGGATTTAGGCTCAGGGGTTGGAAAATTTTGTTTGAACTTGGTCCAATTTGCCAATGGAAGTTTCCCTGTGTATGGTGTTGAAGACCGAAAAGGATTGGTAACTGTTTCAGAAAAGTTAATGCTAAAATTGAAAATAACGGGCGTTACTTTCACTCAATCTGATTTTTTGGTCAATTTTCCTTATGGACATTCTCATTATTATGTATTCAATCCATTGTATGAACTGATGAAGGGAGAACATTCGATTGATTTCAAAAAAGAAAAGTCTGCTATAGAATTTATCAAAAACATTCAAATTCTGAAACATCATTTATACCAATGTAAAAAAGGAACACAAGTAATCACTTATCATGGATTTGGTGGAAGTGTTCTTCCTGGTTACAAAATTGTTAAAAAAAAGGAATGGGAATTGGGAGAATGGATGGTTTGGGAAAAAGAATGA